One Gimesia aquarii DNA segment encodes these proteins:
- the cyaB gene encoding class IV adenylate cyclase codes for MLEVEQKFAISDKNNLIQQLKHIGASRVNSLKQQDHYFAHPTRNFAETDEAIRIRCNGSNNRITYKGPKLSTISKVRQEIELEFESGQRAFEQLAEMLEILGFQPLKAVKKVRTPFSYSHGQHTFEITIDEVEELGTFAEIELMAEESELTNAEEAIIELARSLGLSNPIRNSYLGMLLENKP; via the coding sequence ATGCTGGAAGTAGAACAAAAATTTGCCATCTCTGACAAAAACAATCTGATACAACAACTCAAGCATATTGGCGCCAGCCGTGTAAATTCCCTGAAACAGCAAGATCACTATTTTGCACATCCTACCCGTAATTTTGCTGAGACAGACGAGGCAATTCGTATTCGCTGTAACGGGTCCAATAATCGAATCACGTATAAAGGCCCAAAACTCTCAACAATCAGCAAAGTGCGTCAGGAGATTGAACTGGAATTTGAGTCAGGTCAACGCGCATTTGAACAATTGGCGGAAATGCTTGAAATTCTGGGGTTTCAACCTCTCAAAGCTGTCAAAAAAGTACGCACCCCCTTCAGCTATTCACACGGCCAACATACTTTTGAAATTACGATAGACGAGGTGGAAGAACTCGGAACTTTTGCAGAAATTGAATTAATGGCAGAGGAATCTGAACTCACCAATGCGGAAGAAGCCATCATTGAATTGGCAAGATCTTTGGGATTATCCAATCCGATTCGGAATTCTTATTTAGGGATGTTGCTTGAAAATAAACCTTAA
- a CDS encoding DUF1573 domain-containing protein, which yields MNLRAILTTIVVLIAALAGTIWLGRGNSTLETGNSGNPQKSVEDDRPQVSETGPYPKAVVDEELYKFGEMAVGQSLSHKFVLKNEGEAPLEVKKGNTTCKCTLSEMKDNAVAPGESIEIELIWTPKTPQETFGQTATIWTNDPKNQEMKLQIEGTVNNLISFTGDSLGSPNWSLPVMSTEEPVSFTGKIHTKYLDDFKILEMISSNPGLTSSSKPLTPEELKEVDAKSGYGIKITGDPNKFPLGGFMERLTVKTDIPNNLKSEKPDKAHKHADHDGHDHKHDEQAEYKEFVIQVSGNHTGPIRIVPTFGVHWNPKTMVLNLGEFDSKEGKEVTLSMFVEGTEQPLKILSQEIVPDFLKFELKKDDKFQSKTKQRYELKFGVPAGKPSMSFGRGNLANVKLQTNHPNAKEINFRVRFISL from the coding sequence ATGAATCTTCGAGCTATTCTCACAACCATTGTTGTTTTAATTGCTGCTCTTGCAGGAACTATCTGGTTAGGAAGAGGTAACAGCACACTAGAGACCGGAAATTCTGGGAACCCGCAAAAATCGGTAGAAGATGACCGACCTCAAGTTTCAGAGACCGGTCCCTACCCTAAAGCAGTTGTAGATGAAGAACTCTATAAATTTGGAGAAATGGCAGTTGGGCAATCTCTATCACATAAATTTGTGCTAAAAAATGAGGGAGAAGCTCCACTGGAGGTGAAAAAAGGAAATACAACCTGCAAGTGCACACTCAGTGAAATGAAAGACAATGCGGTCGCACCAGGCGAGTCAATTGAAATCGAACTCATCTGGACGCCGAAGACCCCACAAGAAACCTTTGGGCAAACTGCGACGATTTGGACCAATGATCCTAAAAACCAGGAAATGAAATTACAAATCGAAGGCACAGTCAATAACCTGATTTCCTTCACTGGTGATTCACTGGGTAGCCCGAATTGGTCTCTCCCTGTCATGTCAACCGAAGAGCCTGTATCGTTCACGGGAAAAATTCATACCAAGTATCTCGATGATTTTAAAATCTTAGAGATGATATCTAGTAATCCCGGTTTAACTTCTTCCTCGAAACCACTTACTCCAGAAGAATTAAAAGAAGTTGATGCCAAATCTGGATATGGAATAAAAATTACTGGAGACCCCAATAAATTTCCACTTGGTGGATTTATGGAACGATTGACTGTCAAAACAGACATTCCTAATAATTTGAAATCTGAGAAGCCAGACAAAGCACACAAACATGCTGATCATGATGGTCATGATCATAAACATGATGAACAAGCAGAGTACAAGGAATTTGTGATTCAAGTCTCAGGAAATCACACGGGGCCCATTCGTATTGTGCCCACTTTTGGAGTTCACTGGAATCCCAAAACCATGGTCCTTAATCTGGGGGAATTTGATTCTAAGGAAGGAAAAGAAGTTACACTTTCCATGTTTGTGGAAGGAACAGAACAACCCTTGAAAATATTGAGTCAGGAAATTGTACCTGATTTTCTCAAATTTGAACTCAAAAAAGATGACAAGTTTCAATCGAAAACAAAACAACGCTACGAACTGAAATTTGGAGTACCAGCTGGAAAACCTTCCATGTCATTTGGTCGAGGGAACTTAGCCAATGTAAAGTTACAGACCAACCATCCGAACGCAAAAGAGATCAACTTCCGTGTTCGGTTTATCTCGCTGTAG
- a CDS encoding multiheme c-type cytochrome — protein sequence MFYKRNSEHHYRVALLASILLLVGCEKKLSSPPIAKNSDSTVTENQSAHSETEKPVTTDTAEKTSAAQTHQKTESGHHKSASKSSPRPLFKDWPAPKLAIILTGERRGYLEPCGCTQNQTGGVSLLANLVKKIEDQKWPVTAFDLGGLVKRNRRQSQIKYETILASMKDMKYAGIGLGPEELRFGADIFLQLHNPEPASPNTTPTFLAANILILETPDLGKSHFKIIEVGGVKIAVTSIIGKSRMEKVPDIVWQEPVKVLPEVIKKMQAAKPDLMVLLSQSDKEESKSIAEKLPVFDILLTAGGVEDPIGKPTFIGKTMMVDVGHKGKNAGVVGYYPESAAKDDPSKRFRFTVIELDKQRFQDTPRMAEHMQFYQDRLKQEDLAAKELPIDHPRGATYVGAETCGECHTKAYEKWLTTAHAHAYESLITGREDQKGQNVISRIYDPECLSCHVTGWHPQDVIRYKSGFVNKKESPHLLGQQCENCHGPGSGHIELVDMDKLEEAKKVMRVTLDEAKKKTCYQCHDLDNSPNFEFDSYWEKVKHPWRD from the coding sequence ATGTTTTATAAAAGAAACTCAGAGCATCATTATCGGGTTGCCCTGCTCGCTAGCATTCTCTTGCTGGTTGGTTGCGAAAAGAAACTATCTTCCCCCCCTATAGCAAAGAATTCAGATTCAACAGTCACTGAAAACCAGTCAGCACATTCTGAGACAGAAAAACCCGTTACGACCGACACTGCTGAAAAGACTTCTGCTGCACAGACACATCAAAAAACGGAATCTGGCCATCACAAATCAGCTTCCAAAAGTTCTCCAAGACCTCTTTTTAAAGACTGGCCTGCTCCCAAGCTGGCAATCATACTTACCGGTGAACGTCGTGGTTACCTCGAACCTTGTGGCTGTACCCAAAATCAAACTGGAGGCGTTTCTCTACTTGCTAATCTTGTCAAAAAGATCGAAGATCAAAAATGGCCAGTGACTGCCTTTGATCTAGGGGGGCTTGTCAAACGAAACCGCCGCCAAAGTCAGATTAAATATGAGACCATTTTGGCATCAATGAAAGACATGAAGTATGCTGGTATAGGTTTGGGTCCTGAAGAACTTCGGTTTGGTGCTGATATTTTCCTGCAACTGCATAACCCAGAACCAGCATCTCCTAACACAACGCCCACATTTCTGGCAGCTAATATTCTTATTCTGGAGACTCCCGATCTGGGTAAAAGCCATTTCAAAATTATTGAAGTGGGTGGGGTGAAGATTGCTGTGACTTCCATCATTGGAAAAAGTCGGATGGAAAAAGTCCCCGATATCGTTTGGCAAGAACCAGTTAAAGTACTACCAGAAGTCATTAAAAAAATGCAAGCAGCGAAACCTGATTTGATGGTTCTGCTTTCTCAATCGGACAAGGAAGAATCAAAGTCCATCGCTGAAAAACTTCCCGTTTTTGATATCCTGTTGACCGCCGGCGGTGTGGAAGATCCAATTGGGAAACCAACATTTATCGGCAAAACGATGATGGTTGATGTTGGTCATAAAGGAAAAAATGCCGGCGTCGTTGGTTATTATCCAGAAAGCGCAGCCAAGGATGATCCATCTAAACGATTCCGATTCACGGTGATCGAACTTGATAAGCAACGCTTTCAGGACACACCACGTATGGCCGAGCATATGCAATTTTATCAAGATCGTCTGAAACAAGAAGATTTGGCTGCGAAGGAGCTACCCATTGACCATCCACGCGGCGCGACATATGTTGGGGCAGAAACATGTGGTGAGTGCCACACAAAAGCATATGAAAAATGGCTCACTACCGCGCATGCTCATGCTTACGAAAGTCTCATCACCGGCCGAGAAGACCAGAAAGGGCAGAACGTCATTTCACGTATCTATGATCCAGAATGTCTTTCCTGCCATGTCACCGGTTGGCATCCACAGGATGTGATCCGTTATAAAAGTGGTTTTGTCAACAAAAAAGAATCTCCGCATTTACTGGGACAGCAATGCGAAAACTGCCATGGTCCTGGAAGTGGACACATCGAACTAGTCGATATGGACAAACTCGAAGAAGCCAAAAAAGTGATGCGGGTTACACTGGATGAAGCTAAAAAGAAAACCTGCTATCAGTGCCACGATCTGGACAATAGCCCCAATTTCGAATTTGACTCTTATTGGGAAAAAGTCAAACACCCCTGGCGGGATTAA
- a CDS encoding trypsin-like peptidase domain-containing protein: MSDDQSTKFAQSQALFILALVSGLLLFPPQKSNSLHAQGLDARAIAVAVEKQLITAIEKSEKSVVAISKIKTKKQQFQSRVPAPFGLDPNQQFNESQNPQNLSFIPNEFGSGILIPDSTNQKRTLILTNYHLTQGGPVEGQKTIPENRIYIHTVNRRGFYAEIIAADPRSDLAVLVPARDLPREYAQSLTPIKYGNTESIRKGQFVIALGNPYAIARDGSPSASWGIVSNFHRFPVPVKKHFFDQEIAKEETLHHFGTLLQVDTRLDLGTSGGALLDLDGNLIGITTSLAALDGYEKSTGYAIPIDNSTKRIINSLSAGLEAEYGFLGIQPTTIERSQARHNFIGNSPLRDPFYVSAINVKQHSPAQLAGMQPHDLILSINGKKLTNHLELMREVGKAGAGNEVKLQILRGRKPRELTLTVKLGKWPVVDDEGIVQTQYRHPLWRGLRVDYPTARSKFTYSPFSYPPAVVVTHIDPESPAQLAGLKEGTFISHINNQAIKTPDLFYQEVQKISNSQQVTLQLLDGRKVILPPIK, translated from the coding sequence ATGTCTGATGATCAATCCACAAAATTTGCTCAAAGCCAGGCGTTGTTCATCTTGGCTTTGGTGAGTGGCCTGCTTCTCTTTCCACCTCAAAAAAGTAATTCACTACATGCGCAAGGGCTGGACGCGAGAGCCATTGCTGTTGCCGTCGAAAAACAATTGATCACAGCCATTGAAAAGTCTGAAAAGTCCGTCGTTGCGATTTCAAAAATCAAAACGAAAAAACAACAATTCCAATCTCGTGTCCCTGCTCCTTTTGGATTGGACCCTAATCAACAGTTTAATGAATCGCAAAACCCACAGAATCTGAGTTTTATTCCTAACGAATTTGGTTCAGGCATACTAATTCCAGATTCAACAAATCAGAAGCGAACTCTGATCCTCACGAATTATCATCTGACACAGGGGGGCCCTGTAGAAGGGCAAAAGACAATTCCTGAAAATCGTATCTATATTCACACAGTCAATCGACGGGGCTTCTATGCGGAAATTATCGCTGCTGACCCGCGTAGTGATCTGGCTGTCCTCGTCCCGGCGCGCGATCTTCCTCGAGAATATGCCCAATCACTGACCCCCATTAAATACGGAAACACAGAATCGATTCGGAAGGGTCAATTTGTGATTGCTTTGGGAAATCCATATGCCATTGCCCGCGATGGCTCACCGAGTGCCAGTTGGGGAATTGTAAGTAACTTTCACCGATTTCCTGTTCCTGTAAAAAAACACTTTTTTGATCAAGAAATTGCCAAAGAAGAAACACTGCACCATTTTGGAACTTTATTACAGGTTGATACACGTCTTGATCTGGGGACCAGTGGTGGTGCATTATTGGACCTAGATGGAAATCTGATTGGAATTACAACATCACTGGCGGCATTAGACGGATATGAAAAGTCGACAGGTTATGCCATTCCCATCGATAATTCGACAAAGCGGATCATTAACAGCCTCTCTGCTGGACTGGAAGCAGAATACGGTTTTCTCGGTATCCAGCCAACTACGATTGAGCGTAGTCAGGCAAGACACAATTTTATTGGAAATTCGCCGCTCCGAGATCCCTTCTATGTATCTGCCATCAATGTGAAACAACATTCCCCTGCCCAATTGGCCGGCATGCAACCGCATGATTTGATTCTATCAATCAATGGGAAAAAATTGACAAATCATCTGGAGTTAATGCGGGAAGTAGGCAAAGCAGGAGCAGGAAATGAAGTAAAGCTTCAAATATTAAGAGGAAGAAAACCGCGTGAGTTGACTCTGACAGTGAAACTAGGAAAATGGCCAGTGGTTGACGATGAAGGGATAGTTCAAACTCAATACCGCCACCCACTCTGGCGCGGACTGAGAGTTGATTACCCCACAGCGCGCAGCAAATTTACATATAGTCCGTTCAGTTACCCACCTGCAGTCGTAGTGACCCATATCGATCCAGAAAGTCCCGCTCAACTTGCTGGTCTTAAAGAAGGGACGTTTATAAGTCATATTAATAATCAAGCAATCAAGACACCTGATTTGTTTTATCAGGAAGTACAAAAAATAAGCAATTCACAACAAGTAACATTACAACTTTTGGATGGCCGAAAAGTTATCCTTCCCCCAATTAAGTAA
- a CDS encoding MraY family glycosyltransferase: protein MLFFVIACLVPSFLISFLATAAMRKLAPKWGLIDQPAQRKVHTNPTPLGGGVGIWLGVVVPIGMAQLIVLILLKSGATPSWIPQELAPHLEGVLYRSQLLWAVLAGGTILSVMGLLDDKINISWKPRLIIQLLVAMGLVFAGVRGTLFIQQPWIGMLLTVAWIIVLVNSLNFLDNMDGLTSGIGLIAAVLFALIMLRFTSEPRWLVAGVLLVLAGSISGFLCHNWPPAKIFMGDSGSYFIGLILSTMTILGTFYSGNSAQGEPVASRHVILAPLCILAIPLYDFCTVMVIRLKEGRSPFHADKSHFSHRLVELGLSKRNTVLTIHLATLTTGVAGLILYEVSSWDAALLIILLIVCVLSIVTILENAGRKNRE from the coding sequence ATGTTATTTTTTGTAATTGCGTGCCTGGTCCCTTCATTTCTGATTTCTTTTCTGGCAACGGCTGCCATGCGCAAACTGGCCCCCAAATGGGGACTCATTGACCAGCCTGCACAAAGAAAAGTACACACGAATCCCACACCGTTGGGTGGTGGAGTAGGTATCTGGCTTGGTGTCGTTGTTCCCATTGGCATGGCCCAGTTGATTGTTTTGATTCTCTTGAAATCAGGCGCGACTCCCTCCTGGATCCCACAGGAACTAGCCCCACATTTAGAAGGAGTACTCTATCGCTCACAACTGTTATGGGCTGTGCTGGCTGGTGGAACGATCCTATCTGTCATGGGGCTGCTTGACGACAAAATCAATATCTCATGGAAGCCGCGTTTGATCATTCAACTACTGGTTGCAATGGGGTTGGTTTTTGCAGGTGTGCGAGGAACACTTTTTATCCAGCAGCCGTGGATCGGCATGTTATTGACTGTGGCCTGGATCATTGTGCTCGTTAACTCTTTAAATTTTCTGGACAACATGGATGGATTGACATCGGGAATCGGTCTAATCGCCGCGGTGCTGTTTGCATTGATTATGTTGCGATTTACCAGTGAACCGCGATGGCTCGTTGCTGGTGTGTTACTGGTTCTCGCTGGTTCAATTTCTGGTTTTTTATGTCACAATTGGCCTCCTGCTAAAATTTTCATGGGAGATTCCGGGAGCTATTTTATTGGCTTGATCCTCTCCACAATGACGATCCTCGGCACATTTTACTCCGGCAATTCAGCACAGGGAGAACCCGTTGCCAGCCGACATGTCATCCTGGCCCCTCTTTGTATTCTGGCAATTCCGCTCTACGATTTCTGTACGGTCATGGTGATAAGACTAAAAGAGGGACGCAGCCCTTTTCATGCCGATAAAAGCCATTTCTCTCACCGCCTGGTGGAACTTGGTCTGAGTAAACGAAATACTGTTCTTACCATCCATTTGGCAACATTGACAACGGGAGTCGCGGGGCTGATTCTCTATGAAGTCTCGTCATGGGATGCAGCATTACTCATCATATTACTGATTGTGTGTGTGCTTTCTATTGTCACAATACTGGAAAACGCAGGTCGGAAAAATCGAGAATGA
- the recA gene encoding recombinase RecA, producing the protein MAAKARSKRAASTNTTQNNGSATPDGMLDNALGQIEQAFGKGAIMKLTGDNAQVVPAIASGALSLDLALGGTGFPRGRIIELYGPESSGKTTLALHVIANAQKEGGIAAFIDAEHALDPIWAKKLGVNISELLVSQPTYGEEGLQIAEMLIKSNSVDVIVVDSVAALVPKAELDGEIGDTHVGLQARMMSQAMRKLTGAISKSKTTVIFINQIREKIGVMFGSPETTPGGRALKFYSSVRVDVRRVATLKDGDTVTGIRMKAKIVKNKIAPPFRIAEFDMLSTGGINFELDLLDLAAENKIVKKSGSWFSYGETRLGQGRDRSKTVLEENPELCQEIKQKVLIAQGLVPSSEAVEA; encoded by the coding sequence ATGGCTGCAAAGGCACGATCAAAACGAGCCGCTAGTACAAACACAACTCAAAACAACGGTTCCGCCACTCCTGATGGAATGCTTGATAATGCTCTCGGGCAAATTGAGCAGGCCTTTGGTAAAGGCGCCATCATGAAATTAACGGGAGACAATGCGCAAGTTGTCCCCGCCATCGCTAGTGGTGCCCTTTCACTCGACTTGGCTCTAGGTGGTACCGGCTTTCCTCGCGGACGGATTATTGAATTATATGGCCCGGAATCAAGTGGTAAAACCACACTCGCATTACATGTGATCGCAAATGCACAAAAAGAAGGAGGCATCGCCGCTTTCATTGATGCTGAGCATGCACTCGACCCAATCTGGGCTAAAAAACTCGGAGTCAACATCTCGGAATTATTGGTTAGTCAGCCTACTTATGGTGAAGAGGGGCTGCAAATTGCCGAAATGCTGATCAAATCGAACTCTGTGGATGTGATCGTCGTCGACTCGGTCGCTGCATTAGTTCCCAAAGCAGAACTGGATGGCGAGATTGGTGATACCCACGTTGGTCTCCAGGCCCGCATGATGAGTCAAGCCATGCGAAAGTTGACAGGAGCTATTTCTAAGTCCAAAACGACCGTGATATTCATCAACCAGATTCGTGAGAAAATTGGTGTCATGTTTGGTAGCCCCGAAACAACACCTGGTGGTCGTGCTCTGAAGTTTTATAGTTCTGTGCGTGTGGATGTTCGCCGTGTGGCGACGCTGAAAGATGGCGATACGGTTACCGGCATACGTATGAAAGCCAAGATTGTCAAAAATAAGATCGCCCCTCCTTTCCGAATTGCTGAATTTGATATGCTCAGTACTGGTGGCATCAACTTTGAATTGGACCTGCTAGATTTGGCTGCTGAAAATAAAATCGTCAAAAAGAGTGGTAGCTGGTTCAGTTATGGAGAAACGCGACTCGGGCAAGGTCGAGACCGTTCCAAGACAGTTTTAGAAGAAAATCCTGAACTCTGTCAGGAAATTAAACAGAAAGTACTAATCGCTCAAGGGCTGGTTCCTTCTTCAGAAGCAGTGGAAGCCTGA
- a CDS encoding O-antigen ligase family protein, with protein MSKRRKQHRSQSSHSKPDPAAPEHHPLLSLLNGVQLFLVGTLITTRYFLPAESAPQGDTLHIALGWFIVVILFSSSLLLDRSWTPRLDRYDFGVWLLVSGQVIATMVMILITEGQKRAALNLMWEWVSLGLSFSLIRRIIATTQLRTVLLQGLLTTIVLLSVYGIWQHHWMYGQLAEEYLSARQQFDTASTPAERSEFQKKLLSMGVPADALSGSGQQLFEQRLLDSTEPLGMFALANTFAGLLAVGFLIAFSQTVHALFDKTRHVTSKGSRFKSWILLLPTILIGYCLILTKSRTAWVGVVGGLVSLGILKLIRHKEQSQAWKKQAIKWGSMAGIILLGFFLLATFSGGFDKEVLTEAPKSLKYRLEWWTATWDLIKESPLWGTGPGNFREHYLKYKLPGSSEEIADPHNLFLDVWANGGMIAFTGLLTVLMLACYHWVIKPSASSNESKTEIDSFQNEMSTSQVALLLGFIFAFPFLWGIQLFLQSIDETLLWIFCLGWLVLYFMLNLGWKTDDEFQQIEDRSSLLSLSLAAGFVALSIHLLGAGGIAMPAITQTWFLLLALAVPVTCQQAHESGNLPLKSSSGKSKPLKSIHLKTLLLFVCLLMIVFFVWSSFAPTIHRKRLVIKGEQALLRGRSAQSAQRFFRQATQTDPLSPGPWQALAQINFNQWTQREHDDRDAFDQGVKQLKEAIRRNPFNPLSYFELGQKFFQEYHISKTQADLDDAIDNLNQAVTGYPNNARYRAALAEVLFEAGQINESQGEARQAIDLDEANHQAQHIDKYLSEKTLNKMKEIINLSHRNQN; from the coding sequence ATGAGTAAACGCCGAAAACAACATCGGTCACAGTCATCTCATAGCAAACCCGATCCCGCTGCGCCTGAACACCATCCACTGCTTTCGTTGTTGAACGGAGTTCAACTGTTTCTTGTTGGCACATTGATCACAACACGTTATTTTCTGCCTGCAGAATCAGCTCCACAGGGGGATACACTACACATAGCGCTTGGCTGGTTCATCGTCGTCATTCTGTTTTCTAGCTCTTTACTATTGGATCGTTCCTGGACGCCTCGTCTTGACCGCTACGATTTTGGGGTATGGCTACTTGTTTCAGGTCAGGTAATCGCAACGATGGTGATGATTTTGATTACCGAGGGACAGAAACGAGCTGCTTTGAATCTAATGTGGGAATGGGTATCCCTCGGACTCTCCTTCTCGTTAATTCGACGAATCATTGCTACCACACAATTGCGCACAGTCTTATTACAAGGACTCTTAACAACGATTGTCCTGTTATCGGTTTATGGAATCTGGCAACATCATTGGATGTATGGCCAATTAGCCGAAGAATATCTCTCCGCGCGACAGCAATTTGATACGGCTTCCACGCCGGCCGAGCGTTCCGAATTTCAGAAGAAACTCCTATCAATGGGTGTCCCCGCTGATGCCTTATCGGGCAGCGGCCAACAACTATTTGAACAACGTCTGCTGGATAGCACAGAGCCATTAGGTATGTTTGCATTGGCAAATACATTTGCCGGTTTGCTCGCAGTCGGATTTCTGATTGCATTTTCACAGACGGTACATGCCCTTTTTGACAAAACCAGACATGTCACTTCAAAAGGAAGTCGATTCAAATCCTGGATCCTGTTGCTTCCCACAATCCTCATCGGCTATTGCCTGATCCTGACGAAAAGCCGCACTGCCTGGGTCGGCGTGGTGGGAGGCCTCGTTAGTCTTGGTATACTGAAGCTGATTCGACACAAAGAACAAAGTCAGGCATGGAAAAAGCAAGCGATCAAATGGGGAAGCATGGCTGGGATCATATTGCTTGGCTTTTTTCTTCTGGCAACATTCAGTGGTGGTTTTGATAAAGAGGTTTTGACAGAAGCTCCCAAATCACTGAAATATCGGCTGGAATGGTGGACTGCTACCTGGGATCTGATAAAAGAATCCCCGCTTTGGGGAACAGGTCCGGGAAACTTTCGCGAGCATTATTTGAAATACAAGCTTCCTGGCTCTAGTGAAGAAATTGCGGATCCTCACAACCTGTTTCTCGATGTCTGGGCCAATGGTGGAATGATAGCTTTCACTGGTTTATTAACCGTTCTTATGCTGGCCTGTTATCATTGGGTCATCAAACCATCAGCTTCCAGTAACGAATCCAAGACTGAAATAGATTCGTTTCAAAATGAAATGTCTACCAGTCAAGTGGCTTTGCTACTCGGTTTTATATTCGCATTCCCATTCTTGTGGGGGATTCAATTATTTCTACAATCCATTGATGAAACCCTGCTCTGGATCTTCTGCCTCGGTTGGTTGGTACTTTATTTTATGTTGAATTTGGGTTGGAAGACAGACGATGAATTCCAGCAGATAGAGGACCGCTCCTCTTTACTTTCGCTGTCATTAGCAGCCGGGTTTGTTGCTCTCAGTATTCATCTGCTGGGAGCAGGTGGCATTGCCATGCCAGCCATCACCCAAACATGGTTTTTGCTCCTCGCATTGGCTGTGCCTGTTACCTGTCAACAGGCACATGAAAGTGGAAACCTGCCACTAAAGAGCAGTTCTGGTAAATCTAAGCCTCTGAAATCTATACATTTGAAAACCTTACTCTTATTTGTCTGTCTTTTAATGATTGTTTTCTTCGTCTGGTCATCATTTGCGCCAACAATCCACCGAAAAAGACTCGTAATAAAAGGCGAACAGGCACTTCTGCGTGGTCGGTCCGCCCAGAGTGCTCAACGGTTTTTCAGACAAGCAACCCAGACAGACCCACTTTCTCCCGGTCCCTGGCAAGCTTTAGCACAGATAAATTTTAACCAATGGACTCAGCGCGAGCACGATGACCGTGATGCATTTGATCAAGGAGTAAAGCAACTAAAAGAGGCTATCAGGCGGAATCCCTTCAACCCACTCAGTTACTTTGAGTTAGGGCAGAAATTTTTCCAAGAATATCATATATCTAAAACACAAGCTGACTTAGATGATGCCATCGATAACCTGAATCAGGCAGTCACCGGCTATCCTAATAATGCCCGCTATCGAGCTGCTCTCGCCGAAGTTTTATTTGAGGCAGGTCAAATAAATGAGAGCCAGGGCGAGGCAAGACAAGCCATTGATTTAGACGAGGCGAATCATCAAGCTCAACACATTGACAAATATCTGAGTGAAAAGACTTTAAATAAAATGAAAGAGATAATTAACCTAAGTCATAGGAATCAGAATTGA